One window of Helicobacter winghamensis ATCC BAA-430 genomic DNA carries:
- a CDS encoding aromatic amino acid transporter has translation MLEKLVFTKQNPSVFGGTMIIAGTAIGAGMLALPTISAGMWLWYSLGLMALTWLLMLLSAQALLEVNLYYAPGSSFHTLVKDNLGKFWNLVNGLSVAFVLYILIYAYVSGGGSMVMHTSMAVFGYEPPKALAGLFFGILLSGCVWWSTYLVDRLSVVLIGGMVLTFIFAMSGMLGEVKLANLLNVNSDDSPYEIFIFVALSTYLTSFCFHASVPSLVKYFGKEPKRINKCLVYGTLITLFAYLVWIVACDGNIARADFKEVIAQGGNVSHLIAAASSNLNGAFLLRMLEAFAFLAVVTSFLGAGLGLFDYIADLCGFDDSRLGRTKTLLVSFAPPILLEMLFPNGFLVAIGWAGLAATIWSVIIPALLLKANRKRLEKLPQEQSAFRVKGGDFTIYILLVFGCVVGVCHILYVLNYLPMYQ, from the coding sequence ATGTTAGAAAAATTAGTTTTTACAAAGCAAAATCCTAGCGTTTTTGGCGGGACAATGATTATTGCAGGAACTGCCATTGGTGCTGGAATGCTAGCGTTGCCTACAATTAGTGCTGGTATGTGGCTTTGGTATTCTTTGGGCTTAATGGCTTTAACTTGGCTTTTAATGCTTTTAAGCGCGCAAGCGCTTTTGGAAGTAAATTTATATTATGCGCCCGGTTCTAGCTTTCATACGCTTGTTAAAGATAATCTTGGAAAATTTTGGAATCTTGTTAATGGCTTAAGTGTAGCGTTTGTGCTGTATATTTTGATTTATGCTTATGTAAGTGGCGGTGGTTCAATGGTAATGCACACTTCAATGGCAGTTTTTGGCTATGAGCCACCTAAAGCATTAGCAGGATTGTTTTTTGGAATCTTATTAAGTGGTTGTGTGTGGTGGAGCACCTATCTTGTAGATAGGCTTTCTGTTGTGCTAATTGGTGGAATGGTTTTAACCTTTATCTTTGCAATGAGTGGAATGCTTGGTGAAGTGAAGCTTGCAAATTTGCTAAATGTTAATAGCGATGATAGCCCTTATGAGATTTTTATTTTTGTGGCTCTCTCTACTTATTTAACTTCTTTTTGTTTTCACGCAAGCGTGCCTAGCCTTGTAAAATACTTTGGCAAAGAACCAAAGCGTATCAATAAATGCTTGGTATATGGGACGCTTATCACGCTTTTTGCGTATTTAGTATGGATTGTTGCGTGTGATGGCAATATTGCGCGTGCAGATTTTAAAGAAGTGATTGCACAAGGTGGAAATGTTAGCCACCTAATTGCCGCTGCAAGCTCAAATTTAAATGGAGCATTTCTGTTAAGAATGCTAGAAGCCTTTGCTTTTCTAGCAGTTGTTACTTCATTTTTAGGGGCTGGGCTTGGGTTGTTTGATTATATCGCGGATTTATGTGGTTTTGATGATAGCAGACTTGGACGCACAAAAACACTTCTAGTTTCTTTTGCGCCACCAATTTTGCTTGAAATGCTTTTTCCTAATGGTTTTTTAGTTGCAATTGGTTGGGCTGGGCTTGCTGCTACAATTTGGTCTGTGATTATCCCTGCTTTATTACTTAAGGCAAACAGAAAACGCCTTGAAAAACTTCCGCAAGAACAAAGCGCATTTCGTGTAAAAGGCGGAGATTTCACTATTTATATACTTCTTGTTTTTGGCTGTGTGGTAGGAGTTTGCCATATTTTATATGTGTTAAATTATTTGCCAATGTATCAATAA